In Mycolicibacterium gadium, the genomic window AGCTCAGATCTCGTCGGACGGTTCATGGTGACCGGCGGCGACGTCGTCTGGACCGACGGTCCGCTCACCAGAGCCGTAAAGGCCGGGGCAATCTGCTATTTGGACGAGGTCGTGGAGGCCCGCCACGATTCGCTCGCGATCCTGCACTCGCTGACCGATCACCGTCGCGCGCTCTATCTGGACCGCGCGGGCGAGGTGGTCGAAGCACCCGAGGCCTTCATGCTCGTGTGCTCCTACAACCCCGCTTACCGCAGCTCGCTGAAGGAACTCAAGCCGTCGTTCCGCCAGCGCTTCGTCACATTGCCGATGCGCTATCTCCCGCCGGGCCATGAGGCGGAGGTGATCGTCGCCGAGGCGGGCATTGAAATGGGATCGGCCCAGCGGCTCGTGCAGTGCGCGACAGCGATCAGGACCGCGGACGAAGCGTTCCATTTCGAACCCCCGTCCACCCGGGTGCTGGTCACTGCCGCCCAGCTGATTGCTGCGGGCGCAACCGAATTGGAAGCGGCTGAGGCCTGCATCCTCGCGCCGCTGTCGAGCGACGGAGCCATCTCAGAAGGTTTACGCGAAGTAGCGGCAGCCAGCCTCATGGAAGGAGTCAACTGAGATGGTTGACCAGAAGGAACGCAAGCGCAAGAAGGCACTGATCATCCTGCAGATCGTCATCTACGGCTACCTGCTGACGATGTTCGGGATCCAGCTCTACATGTCCTTCGCCCGGGGGTGGTGGGAGTTGTGAGCCTGGACGTTCGATCGGGCGGCACGGTAAGCCTCGAGGAGCACGACGAAGAATCGCGGCTGGCACAGCGCCGGGCCGACAAGTGGATGATCGTCGGCGCCGGCTTGATGGGCATGTGGGCACCGGGGATCTTCGGGCTGCCCATCTTCCTGCGCGGAGTATGGCTACAGCGCCAGGCGGCGCGCGCCGGTCTGTCGATGCGCCCGATGATCGTCACCCTGATCGGCTACCTCGTGCTGATCGACGGGATGCTCAACAGCCTCGGCTGGGCGCTGGACCTCGTCGCCAACCACACGTTGATCAACCGCGTGCTGATGGTCGGCTGGGGTGCGATGTTCGACGCCGGATACTTCTGGCACTACAACGAATTCTGGGTCGGGGGCGCGGCCGGACCCGGCGAGAAGTCCATGGTGTTCGGGATGATCGTCACGGTGTTCGCGATGCGGTGCGCCGCGGCCATCGGGTTCCTGCAGATGAAGCGCTGGGGACACCAGTGGATGATCATCACCTGCTGGATGGGTGTGCTCATCTGGTGCCTGTACGTGTTCAACATGACCATGTACGCCGACGTCCGATTCGCCGGCGTGGTCTTCCCGGTCATCGGCTGGTGGCTCTACGACATCTTCTACATCACCCCCTTCCTGGCGATCCCGTACCTGCATACGGTCAATCGCGAAATCTTCTCCGACTGAACCTGATTCGAGGAGTACTGCCATGACGACGACGCCTGAAGCCCAGACCGAAGCGAAGGCCGAGGATCTACCCCCGGGCACCACGCCGTACTACGCCCGGATGCACAAGTGGATCAA contains:
- a CDS encoding CbbQ/NirQ/NorQ/GpvN family protein codes for the protein MTKTYYSNGNEVQLFEQAYRQHLPVMLTGPTGCGKTRLVEHMGLLLRRPVVTISCHDDLTSSDLVGRFMVTGGDVVWTDGPLTRAVKAGAICYLDEVVEARHDSLAILHSLTDHRRALYLDRAGEVVEAPEAFMLVCSYNPAYRSSLKELKPSFRQRFVTLPMRYLPPGHEAEVIVAEAGIEMGSAQRLVQCATAIRTADEAFHFEPPSTRVLVTAAQLIAAGATELEAAEACILAPLSSDGAISEGLREVAAASLMEGVN